The Papio anubis isolate 15944 chromosome 1, Panubis1.0, whole genome shotgun sequence genome window below encodes:
- the TSHB gene encoding thyrotropin subunit beta isoform X2 yields the protein MTAVFLMSMLFGLACGQAMSFCIPTEYTMHIERRECAYCLTINTTICAGYCMTRDINGKLFLPKYALSQDVCTYRDFIYRTVEIPGCPLHVAPYFSYPVALSCKCGKCNTDYSDCIHEAIKTNYCTKPQKSYLVGFSV from the exons ATGACGGCTGTCTTTCTGATGTCCATGCTTTTTGGCCTTGCATGTGGACAAGCGATGTCTTTTTGTATTCCAACTGAGTATACAATGCACATCGAAAGGAGAGAGTGTGCTTATTGCCTAACCATCAACACCACCATCTGTGCTGGATATTGTATGACACGG GATATCAATGGCAAACTGTTTCTTCCCAAATATGCTCTGTCCCAGGATGTTTGCACATATAGAGACTTCATCTACAGGACTGTAGAAATACCAGGATGCCCACTCCATGTTGCTCCCTATTTTTCCTATCCTGTTGCTTTAAGCTGTAAGTGTGGCAAGTGCAATACTGACTATAGCGACTGTATACATGAGGCCATCAAGACAAACTACTGTACCAAACCTCAGAAGTCTTATCTGGTAGGATTTTCTGTCTAA